The Chryseolinea soli genome contains a region encoding:
- the gldC gene encoding gliding motility protein GldC: MKKSSINFTVELDQNNVPEKILWEATDKPDPGLSETKSISVALWDHTQKNTLRIDLWSKDMPVEDMKRFYIDCIGGLAQSALSATGDEYMAGELNAVCERLVQHLRKENQ, encoded by the coding sequence ATGAAAAAATCATCTATCAACTTTACTGTAGAGCTCGATCAGAATAATGTGCCGGAGAAGATCCTGTGGGAAGCGACCGATAAGCCGGATCCGGGGCTGTCGGAAACCAAGTCGATCAGCGTGGCACTGTGGGACCATACGCAGAAGAACACCCTGCGCATCGATTTGTGGTCAAAAGATATGCCTGTGGAGGATATGAAGCGCTTTTATATAGACTGCATTGGCGGGCTGGCGCAGAGTGCGTTGTCGGCTACCGGCGACGAATATATGGCGGGCGAACTGAACGCGGTGTGCGAGCGGTTGGTGCAACACCTGCGGAAAGAGAATCAATAA
- a CDS encoding ATP-binding cassette domain-containing protein yields MSEQLLKAILRLFAVVAREDDVTQQERDQIRRFLDEHLSRTSVESYLKLFDEYIHGLPPRTGELTEELASVENLCREVNAQLTQKQKVVIVLELINIIQADGNISPREEALLNAIGENFKIPTADIEAIKIFIRGQNAKALDNDHILIVDASPAGQIHKAHHLERAHLNGFVAVLHVAQAELYFIKYLGGTDVYLNGVPVKSGRIGVLAVGSMLRWEKDEPVYYGDILNRFKKFGSYPRLSFEGRNISFKFKNGKLGLREVSLAEESGNLIALMGGSGAGKSTLLHVLNGSDGPSQGQVLINGIDIHKEPKKIEGVIGFVPQDDLLIEDLTVYQNLYFAAKLCFSDKPETEIDTLVMKVLEDLGLAETKDLKVGSPLRKTISGGQRKRLNIGLELLREPAVLFCDEPTSGLSSRDSENIIDLLKELSLKGKLVFAVIHQPSSDIFKMFDKLLILDSGGYQIYYGNPVDSIVYFKKSINLVNSDEGECHECGNVNPEQIFNIIETKVINEYGHFTNERKISAEQWNTIFKNNYRPFSVETSKEVPHSTLNIPTRFKQAHLFSMRDIQAKIHNRQYMIINLLEAPVLAFILAFIVRYYNVDDKLLTGYSFGKNLNLPAYLFMSVIVALFMGLTVSAEEIIRDRKILKREAFLHLSRSSYILSKISILFILSAIQTLAFVAVGNYILEIKGMFFHHWFILFSAACFANLLGLNISSAFNSAVTIYILIPLLLIPQLILSGVVVKFDKLNPSIGNSATVPLVGDLMASRWAFEAAMVSQFKDNRYEREFYVYDKVMADADYQKVYFIPEIETKLQYCLNNFRSTDAEVKARVTTDLELIRREVSETLEDTGQKLDALARLTPTQFDSVTYASVTGYLEHLKKYYVNRYNSADQSKEKKLYDLTNTPEKQEAFNAYREAYHNEAIMELVKNLQETHRIVEMDGKLIQKIYPIYKDPDPEHAIDFNAQFYMPAKHFMSRNIDTFYFNTGVIWSMSLVLALMLYFDVLRRIIDGIGNLSNPLYRKK; encoded by the coding sequence ATGAGCGAACAGTTACTCAAAGCCATTCTCCGTTTGTTTGCAGTAGTGGCCCGGGAAGACGACGTTACCCAGCAGGAGCGTGACCAGATCCGCCGTTTCCTCGACGAGCACTTAAGCCGCACATCCGTAGAGTCCTACCTGAAACTTTTCGACGAATACATCCACGGCCTTCCACCCCGAACCGGCGAACTCACCGAGGAGTTGGCCAGCGTGGAGAATCTCTGCCGCGAAGTGAACGCACAGCTCACCCAAAAACAAAAGGTGGTCATCGTGCTGGAACTCATCAACATCATCCAGGCCGACGGCAACATCTCGCCCCGCGAAGAAGCCCTGCTGAACGCCATCGGCGAAAACTTTAAAATTCCCACCGCCGACATCGAGGCCATCAAGATCTTTATCCGCGGCCAAAATGCAAAAGCGTTGGACAACGATCATATCCTCATCGTAGACGCGTCGCCTGCCGGGCAAATACATAAAGCCCATCACCTGGAACGCGCGCACCTCAACGGCTTCGTTGCTGTGCTGCACGTTGCCCAGGCAGAGCTGTATTTCATCAAATACCTGGGGGGAACTGATGTGTACCTCAACGGTGTGCCCGTCAAGTCGGGTAGGATTGGGGTGCTCGCTGTGGGCAGCATGTTGCGCTGGGAAAAGGATGAGCCCGTCTACTATGGGGACATTCTGAACCGCTTCAAGAAATTTGGGAGCTATCCCCGCCTTTCCTTCGAAGGCCGCAACATCAGCTTCAAATTCAAGAACGGCAAGCTCGGGTTGCGCGAGGTGAGCCTGGCCGAAGAATCGGGCAACCTCATTGCCCTCATGGGTGGCAGCGGCGCCGGCAAATCCACGCTCCTGCACGTGCTCAACGGCTCCGACGGCCCCTCGCAAGGCCAGGTGCTCATCAACGGCATCGACATACACAAAGAACCCAAGAAAATTGAAGGAGTGATTGGATTCGTGCCGCAGGACGACCTGCTGATCGAAGACCTCACCGTATACCAAAACCTGTATTTCGCCGCCAAACTGTGTTTCAGCGACAAGCCGGAAACCGAGATCGACACCCTCGTCATGAAAGTGCTGGAAGACCTCGGCCTGGCCGAAACAAAAGACCTGAAGGTGGGCTCGCCCTTGCGCAAGACCATCAGCGGCGGCCAGCGCAAACGCCTCAACATCGGGCTGGAGCTGCTGCGAGAACCGGCGGTACTTTTCTGTGACGAGCCCACCAGCGGCCTATCGTCGCGCGATTCCGAAAACATCATCGACCTGCTCAAAGAGCTTTCGCTGAAAGGCAAGCTGGTGTTCGCGGTGATCCACCAGCCCTCGTCCGACATCTTCAAAATGTTCGACAAGCTTTTGATCCTCGACTCGGGCGGCTACCAGATCTATTATGGCAACCCCGTGGACTCGATCGTCTATTTCAAGAAAAGCATCAACCTGGTGAACAGCGACGAAGGGGAATGTCACGAATGCGGGAATGTGAACCCCGAGCAGATCTTCAACATCATCGAAACGAAAGTGATCAACGAGTACGGTCACTTCACCAACGAGCGCAAGATCTCGGCCGAACAGTGGAACACCATCTTCAAAAACAACTACCGGCCCTTCTCGGTGGAGACCAGCAAGGAAGTGCCGCATTCCACGCTAAACATTCCCACCCGGTTCAAACAGGCGCACCTGTTTTCGATGCGCGACATCCAGGCGAAGATCCACAACCGGCAGTACATGATCATCAACCTGCTGGAAGCCCCCGTGCTGGCCTTTATCCTGGCCTTCATCGTGCGCTATTACAACGTGGACGATAAATTGCTGACGGGTTACTCGTTTGGCAAGAACCTGAACCTGCCGGCCTATCTTTTCATGAGTGTGATCGTGGCCCTGTTCATGGGCCTGACCGTGAGCGCGGAGGAGATCATCCGCGATCGCAAAATATTGAAACGCGAAGCTTTCCTGCACCTGAGCCGCAGCAGCTATATTCTCTCGAAGATCTCCATACTTTTCATCCTGTCGGCCATCCAAACCCTGGCCTTTGTGGCCGTGGGGAATTATATCCTGGAAATCAAGGGCATGTTCTTTCACCATTGGTTCATCCTGTTTTCGGCGGCGTGCTTTGCCAACCTGTTGGGATTGAATATATCGTCGGCCTTTAACTCGGCGGTGACCATTTATATTTTGATCCCCTTGTTGCTGATTCCGCAACTCATCCTAAGCGGCGTGGTGGTGAAGTTCGACAAGCTGAATCCATCCATCGGCAACTCGGCTACGGTGCCGCTGGTGGGCGATCTCATGGCGTCGCGGTGGGCGTTTGAAGCGGCTATGGTCTCGCAATTCAAAGACAACCGCTATGAGCGGGAGTTTTATGTGTACGACAAAGTGATGGCCGACGCCGACTATCAAAAGGTATACTTCATTCCCGAGATCGAAACAAAGCTCCAGTATTGCCTCAATAATTTCAGATCCACCGACGCCGAAGTGAAGGCCCGGGTAACCACCGACCTGGAACTCATCCGGCGGGAGGTGTCGGAGACCCTCGAGGACACCGGACAAAAACTGGATGCCCTGGCCCGCCTGACACCAACCCAGTTCGACTCCGTCACCTATGCATCGGTGACGGGCTACCTGGAGCATTTGAAAAAGTATTACGTGAACCGCTACAATTCGGCGGACCAGTCGAAGGAGAAGAAATTGTATGATCTCACCAACACCCCCGAAAAGCAGGAAGCGTTCAACGCGTACCGCGAAGCCTACCACAACGAGGCGATCATGGAGTTGGTGAAAAACCTGCAGGAAACCCACCGCATCGTGGAGATGGATGGCAAGCTGATCCAGAAGATCTATCCCATCTACAAAGACCCGGACCCCGAACACGCCATCGACTTCAACGCGCAGTTCTACATGCCGGCCAAACATTTCATGAGCCGGAATATCGACACGTTCTATTTCAACACGGGCGTGATCTGGTCCATGTCGCTGGTACTGGCCCTGATGCTGTATTTCGATGTGCTGCGACGGATCATTGACGGCATCGGCAACCTGTCGAATCCTTTGTACCGGAAGAAATAA
- a CDS encoding sensor histidine kinase, producing MNFFTYLKGRLIVIPWLLLGGLVMTYFECRTCRISLETFLVVSSFIVTSWFFMWFGNEYLSEYLSEKIAWIKAPVKRFLWGIVVTVVYTVAAITGLIYFFEAVYNRNFSSVEDTLFTTLAITLIINLFMTGRSFLINWRKTIVEAEKFQRESAVAKYESLKNQVNPHFLFNSFNALSNLVYEDPDKAVKFIKQLSDVYRYVLDTRDKEAVNLEEEHKFLEAYLFLQQIRFGDKLKLDVRLAHVKSMVAPLVLQMLVENAIKHNEISEDNPLTIRVYEDAGYIVVENNLQKKSLTLEDSPGIGLDNIVKRYAFLSDRKVEIQQQDRFLVKLPIIPVTAA from the coding sequence ATGAATTTCTTCACGTACCTCAAAGGACGTCTCATCGTGATTCCCTGGCTTCTCCTCGGCGGCCTGGTGATGACGTATTTCGAATGCCGCACCTGCCGCATTTCGCTGGAGACGTTCCTTGTCGTGTCTTCCTTCATTGTCACGTCGTGGTTCTTTATGTGGTTCGGTAACGAGTACCTCTCCGAATACCTCTCCGAGAAGATCGCGTGGATCAAGGCACCGGTGAAGCGCTTCCTGTGGGGCATCGTCGTTACGGTCGTCTATACGGTTGCCGCCATCACCGGGCTCATTTATTTTTTCGAGGCTGTCTACAACCGGAATTTTTCCTCTGTCGAAGACACACTTTTCACAACCCTCGCCATCACATTGATCATCAATCTGTTCATGACCGGCCGCTCGTTTCTCATCAACTGGCGAAAAACCATCGTGGAAGCGGAAAAATTTCAGAGAGAAAGTGCCGTCGCCAAATATGAAAGCCTGAAGAACCAGGTGAACCCCCACTTCCTTTTCAACTCTTTCAATGCACTGAGCAACCTGGTCTACGAAGACCCCGACAAAGCCGTGAAGTTCATCAAACAACTCTCGGATGTCTACCGCTATGTGCTCGACACGCGCGACAAGGAGGCCGTGAACCTTGAGGAAGAACACAAATTCCTGGAGGCCTACCTGTTTCTGCAACAGATCCGCTTTGGCGACAAGCTGAAACTGGACGTGCGGCTTGCCCACGTGAAAAGCATGGTGGCGCCGTTGGTGTTGCAGATGCTGGTGGAGAACGCTATCAAACACAACGAGATCTCGGAGGACAATCCGCTGACCATCCGCGTCTACGAGGATGCCGGCTACATCGTGGTGGAAAACAATCTACAAAAGAAGTCACTCACGCTGGAAGATTCTCCAGGCATCGGGTTGGACAACATTGTGAAGCGATACGCCTTTCTCAGCGACCGGAAGGTGGAGATCCAGCAACAAGATCGTTTCCTCGTAAAACTCCCCATCATTCCCGTCACCGCCGCATGA
- a CDS encoding YdcF family protein — protein MFFILSKTLSYLAMPFTVICVLLALSVILKPAKWRKRCFWSGFGMLLFFSNGFISNAVMHWWEIPTVAYKDMRPHQLGIVLTGSTLPFLKPEDRVYFQRGADRVTHTVQLYSLGLVKKILISGGSGMLLHEEEPEANKFRKAMILMGVAPEDIYIENETRNTYESAVAVKPMLDSLHYEAKDCLLITSAFHMRRSLACYRKAGVELEPFSTDFYAHPSIWGFENIFPQLDSIMIWNKLAKEWVGMAAYKLAGYI, from the coding sequence ATGTTCTTCATTCTTTCCAAGACCTTGAGTTACCTGGCCATGCCGTTCACCGTGATTTGTGTGCTGCTGGCCCTGTCGGTGATCCTCAAGCCTGCCAAGTGGCGAAAGCGCTGCTTTTGGTCGGGGTTCGGAATGCTGCTGTTCTTTTCCAACGGTTTTATTTCCAACGCGGTGATGCACTGGTGGGAGATCCCAACTGTAGCCTATAAGGACATGCGACCCCACCAACTGGGCATTGTGCTCACAGGGTCCACGCTTCCTTTCCTCAAACCCGAGGACCGCGTTTATTTCCAACGCGGCGCCGATCGCGTCACGCACACCGTACAATTGTATTCCCTGGGATTGGTCAAGAAAATACTCATCAGCGGTGGCAGCGGCATGCTGCTGCACGAAGAAGAGCCCGAGGCGAACAAGTTTCGCAAGGCCATGATCCTGATGGGCGTGGCCCCGGAAGATATCTATATCGAAAACGAGACCCGCAACACTTACGAGTCGGCCGTGGCCGTAAAGCCGATGCTGGACTCGCTGCACTATGAAGCAAAGGATTGTCTGCTCATCACTTCGGCATTTCACATGCGCCGTTCGCTGGCCTGCTATCGCAAAGCGGGCGTGGAGCTGGAGCCCTTCTCCACCGACTTCTATGCGCACCCCAGCATTTGGGGATTTGAAAACATCTTTCCCCAATTGGATTCCATCATGATCTGGAACAAGCTGGCTAAGGAATGGGTCGGGATGGCGGCGTATAAACTGGCCGGCTATATCTAG
- a CDS encoding response regulator has product MPKPTLVDKTVLIDDSDIDLFIQRRFLEVYNFSSELFLYRSAEEALSWLKNINGEAAPDIIFLDLNMPEIDGFSFLKTFKELPEKIKVKSKIVVLTSSNSMKDRDQAFSYTNVIQFITKPLKQSDIEELKKLINKN; this is encoded by the coding sequence ATGCCCAAGCCAACTCTTGTAGATAAAACAGTGTTGATTGACGACAGTGACATAGATCTGTTCATACAGCGTCGGTTTCTGGAAGTCTATAATTTCTCTTCTGAGCTATTCCTTTACAGATCTGCCGAGGAAGCCTTGTCATGGCTAAAGAACATCAACGGCGAAGCCGCCCCCGACATCATTTTCCTTGATTTGAACATGCCCGAAATCGATGGATTTTCTTTTCTGAAGACCTTCAAGGAACTCCCCGAAAAAATCAAGGTCAAGTCCAAGATCGTCGTCCTCACCAGCTCCAACAGCATGAAAGACCGCGACCAGGCATTCTCCTACACCAACGTGATCCAATTCATCACCAAGCCCCTGAAACAATCCGACATCGAAGAACTAAAAAAACTCATCAACAAAAATTAA
- a CDS encoding LytR/AlgR family response regulator transcription factor: MNILIIEDEPQAAKRLETLVKTLEPGATVLRKIDTVKNAVAWIKSNPAPDLIFMDIQLADGISFQVFEQCEVLSPVIFTTAYDEYALKAFKVNSIDYILKPVDQEELSAALTKFRRLVKAEAAPQHAVLDNIGKAIAMLTKKYKTRFVMKVGEHLKSVEVEDILFFLSLEKTTFCHSRDGRKNILDYTLDQVEGLVDPERFFRINRKYIVSADAIQDMIHYTNSRLRLVLKNSDDPEVIVARERVQEFKDWLDR; this comes from the coding sequence ATGAACATCCTCATCATCGAAGACGAGCCGCAAGCCGCCAAACGGCTGGAGACCCTGGTGAAAACCCTCGAACCGGGGGCTACCGTGCTGCGCAAGATCGACACCGTAAAAAACGCTGTGGCCTGGATAAAAAGCAACCCGGCGCCCGACCTCATCTTCATGGACATCCAACTGGCCGATGGCATCAGCTTCCAGGTATTTGAGCAATGCGAGGTGCTTTCCCCTGTCATCTTCACCACGGCCTATGACGAATATGCGCTGAAGGCCTTCAAGGTAAACAGCATCGACTATATCCTGAAGCCCGTTGACCAGGAGGAATTGTCGGCGGCGTTGACAAAATTCCGGCGCCTCGTAAAAGCGGAGGCCGCGCCCCAGCATGCCGTGCTGGACAACATCGGGAAGGCGATTGCCATGCTGACAAAGAAATATAAAACCCGCTTTGTCATGAAAGTGGGCGAGCATTTGAAGTCGGTGGAGGTGGAGGATATCTTGTTTTTTTTAAGCCTGGAGAAGACCACGTTTTGTCACAGTCGCGATGGGCGGAAAAACATCCTGGACTACACGCTGGATCAGGTGGAGGGGCTGGTGGATCCGGAGCGTTTTTTTCGGATCAACCGGAAGTATATTGTGAGTGCGGACGCTATACAGGATATGATTCATTATACGAATAGCCGGTTGAGGTTGGTGTTGAAGAACTCGGATGATCCGGAGGTGATTGTGGCGAGGGAGAGGGTGCAGGAGTTTAAGGACTGGTTGGATCGGTAG
- a CDS encoding TonB-dependent receptor, with the protein MKRFYKHAGVSVALLLLAITAVFAQTTISGKVTDGVSGEPLAGVNIVVKGRVIGTVTDVNGAYTLKVNDAPPFTLNFSFVGFRSQEIEVSNATTAGLDIKMEEQTILGQEIVVSASRAEEAIMQSPVSIEKMDILGVQNTASENYYKGLINMKGLDMTQSSVNFQIINARGFNSTGNTRFVQLTDGMDTQAPALNFPIGNLNGPSELDVESVEFIPGSASALYGPNAFNGILLVNSKNPFEYQGLSAFAKMGVNHIGDSDLNSYDGTKIGPGSAKPMYEGAIRYAKAFNNRFAFKVALSYSKATDWYGTNTQDKNAAVNPGYSKNPGADRVHAFGDEVSTNIALLGLNPGFQNVVNGAGLGNYLGSLPTDIVSRSAYAEQYLVDYNAHNFKANVGLNYRINDKVELLYALNYGAGTSVYTGAQRYSLKDFSIQQHKVELKGSNFFLRGYATLENSGDSYIADLTGVLVNRAWKADNDWFAQYAVAYLGALKGGGVNPGDLGTIEQREAAHNIARDAANVGMYKPGTPEFDNAKSKARSSVIPGGSLFDDKTALYHFEGKYDFKNQIDFMDLMIGASYRLYDLNSNGTIFADTAGNNITIQEVGAYIQAAKKFFADKVKLTGSLRYDKNENFKGLVNPRISAVYSPTPNHNFRVSYQSGFRNPTTQGQHINLDVLSYRLLGGLPEYAKAYNIFENAYTVASVNRYTAVVASKAGKGAYSGSNAGLAIADPEALAQLTPVTDAKPVTPEKVKAIEVGYKGLLGDRLLFDLVYYHNSYDNFITQVILRQAAGPLDLTATAPTEQNIRNASTLLTPGTDENGRQNSYSAYTNLSKRVSAQGAAIGLEYSLPRGYKVGGNYNWNKLNQELGDGYLSEFNTPEHKFNLTFGNRKVTEKIGFNLAYRWQAGFLWEATFAQGNVPAVGLMDAQVSYKVKAMKSTFKLGGSDIFNKRYVLNYGGPTLGAIYYISITFDQLMN; encoded by the coding sequence ATGAAGAGATTTTACAAGCATGCCGGGGTTTCCGTTGCCCTTCTGCTGCTGGCGATCACCGCCGTTTTTGCCCAAACCACCATTTCGGGAAAGGTGACCGATGGGGTGAGCGGAGAACCCCTCGCCGGGGTGAACATTGTGGTGAAAGGCCGTGTGATCGGCACCGTTACCGATGTGAATGGGGCCTACACGTTGAAAGTGAACGACGCCCCTCCCTTTACCCTCAACTTCTCGTTCGTAGGTTTCCGCAGCCAGGAAATCGAAGTGAGCAATGCCACTACTGCGGGGCTCGACATCAAGATGGAGGAACAAACCATCTTAGGTCAGGAGATCGTGGTGTCGGCCAGCCGGGCGGAAGAAGCCATCATGCAATCGCCAGTGTCTATCGAGAAGATGGACATTCTCGGTGTGCAGAACACGGCCAGCGAGAACTACTACAAGGGCCTCATCAACATGAAAGGTCTGGACATGACGCAGAGCAGCGTGAACTTCCAGATCATCAACGCCCGCGGTTTCAACTCCACGGGTAACACCCGCTTCGTCCAGCTCACGGACGGGATGGATACGCAAGCCCCCGCGCTGAACTTTCCCATCGGTAACCTCAACGGTCCATCCGAACTCGACGTGGAGAGCGTGGAATTTATCCCGGGATCGGCTTCAGCCCTTTATGGTCCCAACGCCTTCAACGGCATTTTGCTGGTGAACAGCAAGAACCCATTCGAATATCAAGGCCTTAGCGCCTTCGCCAAGATGGGTGTGAACCACATCGGCGACTCCGACCTCAACTCTTATGACGGCACCAAGATCGGCCCCGGTTCGGCCAAGCCCATGTATGAAGGTGCGATCCGCTATGCTAAGGCGTTCAACAACCGGTTTGCTTTCAAGGTGGCTCTTTCTTATAGCAAGGCCACCGATTGGTATGGCACGAATACGCAGGACAAAAATGCCGCAGTTAACCCGGGCTATTCCAAGAACCCTGGTGCCGACAGGGTTCATGCCTTTGGCGATGAAGTATCGACGAATATTGCGTTGCTGGGTTTGAATCCTGGATTTCAAAACGTAGTTAATGGAGCAGGGTTAGGCAACTACCTTGGCAGCCTCCCCACCGACATTGTGTCGCGCTCAGCATATGCCGAGCAATACCTGGTAGATTACAACGCTCACAACTTCAAGGCAAACGTCGGCTTGAACTATCGCATCAATGATAAGGTTGAATTGCTTTATGCGTTGAATTACGGCGCCGGTACTTCGGTCTACACAGGCGCACAACGTTACTCTCTGAAAGACTTTAGCATCCAACAACACAAGGTCGAGTTAAAAGGCAGCAATTTTTTCCTAAGAGGCTATGCCACGCTCGAAAATTCCGGTGATTCCTACATTGCTGACCTAACCGGCGTGCTGGTTAATCGCGCGTGGAAGGCCGACAATGACTGGTTTGCTCAATATGCCGTCGCCTATCTGGGAGCTTTGAAGGGAGGGGGCGTTAATCCTGGAGATCTGGGCACGATCGAACAACGAGAAGCTGCGCACAATATAGCCAGAGACGCAGCAAACGTAGGCATGTACAAACCAGGGACGCCTGAATTTGACAATGCGAAAAGCAAGGCCCGTTCGTCGGTGATCCCCGGCGGCTCTTTGTTCGACGACAAGACCGCGCTCTATCATTTCGAAGGCAAGTACGATTTCAAAAACCAGATCGACTTCATGGACCTGATGATTGGCGCCAGCTACCGGCTCTACGATCTGAATTCCAACGGAACCATTTTTGCCGACACGGCCGGCAACAACATCACCATCCAGGAAGTGGGTGCCTACATTCAAGCGGCCAAGAAATTCTTTGCCGACAAAGTGAAGCTCACCGGTTCGCTGCGCTACGACAAGAACGAGAACTTTAAAGGCCTGGTGAACCCGCGCATTTCGGCGGTGTACTCGCCCACGCCAAACCACAATTTCCGCGTGTCTTATCAAAGCGGTTTCCGCAACCCGACCACGCAAGGCCAGCACATCAACCTCGACGTGTTATCGTACCGGCTATTGGGCGGCTTGCCTGAATATGCCAAGGCGTATAACATTTTCGAGAACGCCTATACCGTGGCGTCTGTGAACCGCTATACCGCCGTCGTGGCGTCAAAGGCGGGCAAGGGCGCCTACAGCGGCTCCAATGCCGGTTTGGCCATTGCCGATCCCGAGGCACTTGCCCAGCTCACGCCCGTCACGGATGCCAAGCCTGTGACACCGGAGAAAGTGAAGGCCATCGAAGTCGGCTACAAAGGTTTGCTCGGCGACCGGTTGCTGTTCGACCTCGTCTACTATCACAACTCGTATGACAACTTCATCACGCAAGTGATCCTCCGCCAGGCGGCAGGCCCGCTCGATCTCACGGCGACTGCACCCACCGAACAAAACATTCGCAACGCTTCTACCCTCCTCACCCCGGGAACGGATGAGAATGGTCGCCAGAATTCTTACTCAGCCTACACCAACCTCAGCAAACGCGTGAGCGCGCAAGGCGCAGCCATCGGTTTGGAGTACAGCCTTCCCCGCGGCTACAAAGTGGGTGGTAACTATAACTGGAACAAGCTGAACCAGGAACTGGGCGACGGCTACTTATCGGAGTTCAATACACCTGAGCATAAATTCAACCTGACGTTCGGCAACCGGAAGGTGACCGAGAAGATCGGGTTCAATCTCGCCTATCGCTGGCAGGCAGGCTTTCTGTGGGAAGCCACGTTTGCCCAGGGCAATGTACCCGCCGTGGGTCTGATGGATGCACAAGTGAGCTACAAGGTGAAAGCGATGAAGTCGACCTTCAAACTCGGAGGCTCCGACATTTTCAACAAGCGCTATGTGCTGAACTATGGCGGCCCGACCTTGGGTGCCATCTATTACATATCCATCACTTTTGATCAATTGATGAATTAA
- a CDS encoding rhodanese-like domain-containing protein, with translation MSMNLTTLLILLSLTGCSPDKKEAKTETETAVATPQSRAVNDVLEPADFKQKLAANTGAVLLDVRTPEEVAEGALPGAVNINFNAPDFKEKIAALDKTKPYFVYCKVGGRSGKAATLMNESGFQEVHNLKGGYDAWVGQGLAVEKK, from the coding sequence ATGAGTATGAACCTAACAACCCTCCTGATCCTATTGTCCTTAACGGGCTGCTCGCCCGATAAGAAGGAAGCAAAGACCGAGACAGAAACCGCTGTAGCGACGCCGCAATCCAGGGCGGTGAACGATGTGCTGGAACCTGCCGACTTCAAACAGAAACTGGCCGCCAATACAGGCGCTGTACTACTCGATGTGCGCACGCCCGAAGAGGTCGCCGAGGGGGCTCTTCCCGGGGCGGTGAACATCAATTTTAACGCACCTGATTTTAAGGAAAAGATCGCCGCACTGGATAAGACAAAACCTTATTTTGTTTATTGTAAAGTGGGTGGCCGGAGCGGCAAGGCGGCAACGTTAATGAATGAAAGTGGTTTTCAAGAAGTCCATAATCTCAAAGGGGGTTATGATGCGTGGGTAGGGCAGGGGTTGGCAGTGGAGAAGAAGTAA